From Glycine soja cultivar W05 chromosome 4, ASM419377v2, whole genome shotgun sequence, the proteins below share one genomic window:
- the LOC114408866 gene encoding serine/threonine-protein kinase RIPK-like codes for MSSKKITWKSIVLILSCYKTQCHLQDSEKQVLKQGSFQRLCLSDISIPSSPQAIEDLSISISLVGPKLYTFPLDELREATHNFSWNNFLGEGGFGPVYKGFVDDKLRLGLKAQPVAVKQLDLDGLQGHREWLAEIIFLGQLRHPHLVKLIGYCCEDEDRLLVYEYMARGSLENQLHRRYSAALPWSTRMKIALGAARGLAFLHEADKPVIYRDFKTSNILLDSDYIAKLSDLGLAKDGPEGEDTHVTTTCIMGTRGYAAPEYIMSGHLSTKSDVYSYGVVLLELLTGRRVVDMCRPNRERSLVEWARPLLRDQRKLYHIIDPRLEGQFPMKGALKVAALTYKCLSHHPNPRPSMSDVVKILESLQDLDDVIIGPFVYVAG; via the exons ATGAGTTCTAAAAAGATTACATGGAAGTCGATAGTGTTGATCTTAAGTTGTTACAAGACTCAATGTCACTTGCAGGATTCAGAGAAACAGGTTTTAAAACAAGGTTCATTCCAAAGGTTATGCCTCTCGGATATAAGCATTCCTAGCTCCCCTCAGGCCATTGAAGATCTTTCCATTTCCATTTCCCTGGTTGGCCCAAAGTTGTACACATTCCCACTAGATGAGCTGAGGGAAGCAACACACAATTTCTCATGGAATAATTTTCTCGGTGAAGGCGGGTTTGGACCCGTGTACAAGGGTTTCGTTGATGACAAACTTAGACTTGGTTTGAAGGCTCAGCCTGTGGCTGTGAAACAACTGGACTTGGATGGCTTGCAAGGTCACAGGGAGTGGCtg gcAGAAATTATATTTCTTGGACAGCTGAGACATCCGCATCTTGTTAAGTTAATTGGGTACTGCTGTGAGGATGAGGACAGGCTTCTGGTGTATGAATACATGGCAAGAGGCAGCTTGGAGAATCAACTGCACAGAA GATACTCTGCTGCCTTACCATGGTCAACAAGGATGAAGATTGCATTGGGTGCAGCCAGGGGTCTGGCCTTCCTTCATGAAGCAGATAAACCTGTAATATACAGAGatttcaaaacttcaaatatcCTACTAGACTCG GATTACATAGCTAAACTATCAGACCTTGGGCTAGCAAAGGATGGTCCTGAAGGGGAAGACACACATGTAACAACAACATGCATAATGGGAACCCGAGGCTATGCTGCTCCTGAGTACATCATGTCAG GTCACCTTTCCACCAAGAGTGATGTGTATAGCTATGGAGTGGTTTTGTTGGAATTGCTTACAGGAAGAAGGGTAGTGGATATGTGCCGGCCGAATCGAGAACGAAGCCTGGTGGAATGGGCAAGGCCTCTTTTGAGAGATCAAAGAAAGCTGTACCATATAATAGACCCAAGATTGGAAGGGCAGTTTCCTATGAAAGGAGCTTTGAAGGTTGCTGCATTGACTTACAAATGCTTGAGCCACCACCCCAATCCAAGGCCTTCTATGAGTGATGttgtaaaaatattagaatCACTTCAGGACTTGGATGATGTGATCATAGGACCATTTGTATATGTCGCGGGGTGA
- the LOC114408868 gene encoding uncharacterized protein LOC114408868 isoform X2, producing MAATTAMEAEAVWSVKCYCCGLTEECTPRYIDGVRERYQGRWICGLCAEAVKEEGLKLKDDVDVDVDVSTDEALKRHMKFRSSTSSPPNKPTLDLILAMKHLLFRSLDSPRKEPLTFSPLATSRTCFSPGSSKGEPQEARES from the exons ATGGCAGCGACGACGGCGATGGAGGCGGAGGCGGTGTGGTCCGTGAAGTGCTACTGCTGCGGGTTAACGGAGGAGTGCACGCCGCGTTACATTGACGGCGTTAGAGAGAGATATCAGGGTCGTTGGATTTGTGGTTTGTGTGCAGAGGCAGTGAAGGAAGAGGGTTTGAAATTGAaggatgatgttgatgttgatgttgatgttagCACCGATGAAGCGCTGAAGCGCCACATGAAGTTCAGATCTTCCACTTCTAGCCCTCCCAACAAACCCACCCTTGACTTGATTCTCGCAATGAAGCACCTTCTTTTCCGTTCTTTGGATTCTCCGAGGAAGGAGCCTTTGACTTTTTCGCCACTTGCAACATCACGCACGTGCTTTTCACCTGGATCCTCAAAGGGGGAGCCACAAGAGGCTAGAGAG AGCTGA
- the LOC114408868 gene encoding uncharacterized protein LOC114408868 isoform X1 — MAATTAMEAEAVWSVKCYCCGLTEECTPRYIDGVRERYQGRWICGLCAEAVKEEGLKLKDDVDVDVDVSTDEALKRHMKFRSSTSSPPNKPTLDLILAMKHLLFRSLDSPRKEPLTFSPLATSRTCFSPGSSKGEPQEAREVVVAFPEMREHVS; from the exons ATGGCAGCGACGACGGCGATGGAGGCGGAGGCGGTGTGGTCCGTGAAGTGCTACTGCTGCGGGTTAACGGAGGAGTGCACGCCGCGTTACATTGACGGCGTTAGAGAGAGATATCAGGGTCGTTGGATTTGTGGTTTGTGTGCAGAGGCAGTGAAGGAAGAGGGTTTGAAATTGAaggatgatgttgatgttgatgttgatgttagCACCGATGAAGCGCTGAAGCGCCACATGAAGTTCAGATCTTCCACTTCTAGCCCTCCCAACAAACCCACCCTTGACTTGATTCTCGCAATGAAGCACCTTCTTTTCCGTTCTTTGGATTCTCCGAGGAAGGAGCCTTTGACTTTTTCGCCACTTGCAACATCACGCACGTGCTTTTCACCTGGATCCTCAAAGGGGGAGCCACAAGAGGCTAGAGAG GTTGTGGTAGCATTTCCAGAGATGAGAGAGCATGTGTCTTAA
- the LOC114408869 gene encoding copper transporter 5.1-like, with protein sequence MMHMTFYWSRKVNLLIDSWKTNDWTEYLITLLACLVVAAFYQFLENRRIRLKLIGAGNPFPAEIEAPLLRRKLAGNRAKVGVKVAGAFLFGLSSAIGYLLMLSVMSFNGGVFVAVVVGLAVGYFFFRNEGEDSLVVDTSCACA encoded by the coding sequence ATGATGCACATGACCTTTTACTGGAGCAGGAAGGTGAATCTCCTAATAGATTCATGGAAGACCAACGATTGGACGGAGTATCTCATCACTCTGCTCGCATGCCTCGTCGTTGCCGCCTTCTACCAGTTCCTAGAGAATCGCCGCATCCGCCTCAAGCTCATCGGCGCCGGAAATCCCTTCCCGGCAGAGATCGAGGCCCCGCTTCTGCGACGGAAGCTTGCCGGAAACCGCGCCAAGGTGGGCGTGAAGGTAGCCGGAGCGTTTCTGTTCGGGCTGAGCTCGGCGATCGGGTACTTGCTGATGTTGTCGGTGATGTCCTTCAACGGTGGGGTGTTTGTGGCCGTCGTCGTGGGTCTTGCTGTTGGTTACTTCTTCTTCAGGAACGAGGGCGAAGATTCCCTTGTCGTTGATACTTCGTGTGCCTGTGCTTAA